CGAGGGTGGACGGCACGCGGGGGACATCGGTGGCCTCGTAGGCGTTGGTCTCGAAGGCCGGCCCCGGGTCGATGCCGTGCTCGATGCCGTACAGGCCGGCGGCGATGGTGGCGGCGAAGGCGAGGTAGGGGTTGCAGTCGGCCCCGGGCACCCGGGACTCGACGCGGAAGCCCTTGCCGTGGCCGACCGTGCGCAGGCCGCACGTGCGGTTGTCCCGGCCCCACACGAGCGCCGTCGGCGCCCAGGAGTCCGGCATGTACCGCTTGTACGAGTTGACGTACGGGGCGTAGCACCAGGCCAGCTCCCGCCCGGTGGCCAGCAGGCCGCCGACGTAGCTGCGGTACACGTCGCTCATGTGGTCGGGGGCGTCGGCGTTCCAGGTGAGGGACTCGGTGCCCTCGGCGTTCCAGAGACTGGAGTGCACGTGGCACGACGAGCCGACGTCGTCGATGGACCATTTGGCCATGAACGTCAGCGAGCGCCCGTTCGCCGCCGCGATCTCCTTGGCCCCGTTCTTGTAGACGGTGTGGTTGTCGGCCATCGGCAGGGCGTCGTCGTAGGTGATGTTGATCTCGTGCTGGCCGTAGCCGGCCTCGCCCTTCGAGAACTCGACCGGGATCTCGGCCCCGAGCATGCCGTTGCGGATCTGACGGATGAGGTACTCGTCCTTGGTGGTCTGGAGGATGTGGTAGTCCTCGATGAACCTCGAGTGGGGGACGAGCCCCTTGTAGCCCTTGTCGTGGGCCTGCTCGAAGGTGTCCTCGAAGAGGAAGAACTCGAGCTCGGTGGCCGCTTTGACCGAGTAGCCCATGGCCGCGGCGCGCTCGATCTGGCGCTTCAGGATCTGGCGGGGGGACACCTCGACCGGCTCACCGGTCTCCTCGTCCTCGAGGTCGCAGATCACCAACGCGGTCTTCTCGAGCCACGGGACGAGGCGCAGGGTGGACAGGTCGGCGATGCACTTGGCGTCGCCGTAGCCCTGGTCCCAGTTGGCGTAGCGGTACCCGGGGAGCGGCGTCATGTCGACGTCGACCGCGAGCAGGTAGTTGCAGACGTGGACCGCGCCCTCGCCGTCGAGCACCTGGTCGAGGAAGTACTGGCCGGTGACGCGCTTGCCCATCAAGCGCCCCTGCAGGTCCGGGAACACGGTGAGCACCGTGTCGATCTCCCCGGCTCCGATCATGGCTTCCAGCTCGGTGAGCTCCATCAGCGTCCCCTTGGCGTCGGTGGTGCGGTGCGGGTGGTTGCGGGTGGTGGCGGGTGGTCGGTCTGCTCTGGTTGCGGCTACTCGGGCGTGACGTAGGCGGCGCTGATGCCGCCGTCCATCACGAGCTGCTGGCCGGTCATCAGCGACGACTCGTCGGAGGCGAGGAAGAGCGCGGCGTTGGCGATCTCCTGGGCCTGGCCGAAGCGGCCGATGGGCACGTGCACGAGTCGGCGGGCCCGCTTGGCGTCGTCGGACAGCAGCTCGGCCATGAGGTCGGTCATGATCGGCCCGGGGCACAGGGCGTTGATGCGCACCCCGTCCTTGGCGTGCTCGATGGCCATCTCGCGGCTCATGGCCAGGACCCCGCCCTTGCTGGCGGTGTAGGCGATCTGGGCGGTGGCCGAGCCCATGATGGCCACGAGCGACGACACGTTGATGATGGAGCCGCCGCCAGAGGCGATCATCGCCGGGATGCCGTACTTGCAGCACAGCCAGACGCCCTTCAGGTTGACCTCCATGACCACGTCCCACGTGGACTCGGGGGTGTCGAGGGTGGCGCCGTCGTCGGGCGGCATGATGCCGGCGTTGTTGTAGAGCACGTGCAGGCCGCCGAAGGTGTCGACCGCGAACTGGATCATGCGCTCGACCTGGTCGGCCTTCGACACGTCCACCTGTACGAAGGCGGCGGTGCCGCCGGCGGCCTCGATGGCGGCGACCGCCTCGCGGCCGTTGGCCTCGGAGAACTCGGCCACCACGACCGTGGCGCCCTCGCTCGCGAAGAGCTCGGCGGCGACGCGCCCGAGGCCCTGTCCGGCGCCGGTGATCAGCGCGACCTTCCCGTCCAACCTGCCCATGGGTCCCGGCCCACCCTTCTCTCGTCTCTTGCTCGACTCGTCCGGCGGCCCCAGTTCCCGGGGCGCCGGCGTGTGGATCCCGCACCCTATTGCCTCGGGAACGGGTGGGCCGCCCCGAGGACGCGGGAGGCGGCCGGGGGGCAGGTGAGGGCATCCGCGCCGGATCGCCGCCGGCCGGCGGCCTCCGCCGGCCCGTGGTCGGGGACCCGTGCCGGGCTCAGGTCGGGCCCGGCTGGCGATGGCGGCGCCGGCGGCGACCGTGCGGGCGGTCGCCGTGCGGGCGGGCCCGCGCCGCCCGCGGGACCGAGCGGGGACCCGGACCGGGCTCAGGCCGGTGTCAGGCCGGTGTGACGGTGATCTCCGATGCCTTCACCGAGGCCCACGCCCGATCGCCGACGGCGAGGTGGAGATCGGCGACCGCCGCCGCCGTCACCTCTGCGAGCAGCGGGAGGGGGCCGTCGAGTTGGATCCGCACCGCGGCGCCGCGGTGCTCGATGCCCACCACCCCGCCTTCGACGACGTTGCGGGGCGAGCCCTCGGGCCGGGTGCGGTGCAGGGCCACCGCCGCCGGGGCGACGACCGCCAGGGCGGGTCCGTCGGGCACCAAGCCGGCGGTGACGAGCTCGCCTCCCGAGTCGAGCACGAAGCGGCCGCCCGTTCCGGTGCCCCGCCAGAGGTTCAGGCCCACGACGCTGGCGGCGTAGGCGGACCGCGGCCGGCGGCGGATGTCGTCGGGTGTGCCCTCCTGGACCACCCGGCCGTCCTCCACCACGACGAGCCGGTCGGCGAGCACGAGCGCCTCGACCGGGTCGTGGGTCACCAGGAGGCGGCTGCCCGGGAAGGCGGCGAGGTGGCGGCGTAGATCGGCGCGGACCGTGGGGCGCACCTGTGCGTCGAGCGCGGACAGAGGCTCGTCGAGGAGCAAGAGCCGGGGCTCGGGGGCGAGGGCACGGGCGAGCGCCACCAGCTGGGCCTGGCCGCCGGACAGTGCCGACGGCCGGTCGCCGGCGCGGTCGGCGAGACCGATGCGTTCGAGCCATGCCGTCGCCTCGGTGCGGGCCGCGGCCCTGCGGGCGCCCCGGCTGCGCAGCCCGAAGGCCACGTTGTCGACGAGCGACAGGTGGGGGAAGAGGCGCCCGTCCTGGAAGACCACACCGACGGGGCGCTCCTCAGGGGGCAGGTCGACGCCGGTGGCGTCGTCGAGCACCACCTGGTCGCCGATGGCGATGCGCCCGGACGCGGGCAACAGGCCGGCGAGGGCGCTCAGCAGCGTGCTCTTGCCGGCGCCGTTGGGACCGAGCACGACGACCAGCTCGCCGTCGGCGGCGGTCACCTCGACGTGGAGCGCGAAGGCGCCGCGTTCCACCCGCACGGCGGCGTCGAGGCTCACCGGGCTGCCCTCCCGCCTCGGTGGGGGTTCGAGGGACCCGACGTCGGCGGCCCGGAACAGCGGGTGATCCCGGTCTCGTGGATAGCGGCGTTCGGGACCGCCGCCCGCGGGCGTGGGGCCCGGCGGCCGTCGGTGCGACTGGTCGGAGGTCGAGCGGCGGCGGCGAGCCCGGTCGGCCGCGCCCCCTGCTGCTTCGCCCGGTCGCTGGCACCGGTGCGGTCGGCCGGCCGGCGACGGCGGGTGGTCGGTGCGGTCCGTCGGCTGGCGGCGCCGCGAGTCGCGGCGGCGCCCGTCATCGGTCCTCGTCGTGGGTGTCGCCGGTGGCCAGCCAGCGGTCGCGCAGGCCGATGAGCACGGCCAGGGAGATGGCGACCATGACGAGGCTCATGGCGATGGCGGCGCCGCGGTCGCTCTCGCGGGCCACGAACACGGCGAGGGGCATGGTCTGGGTGCGGCCCTCGAGGTTGCCGGCGAAGGTGATGGTGGCGCCGAACTCGCCGAGCGCCCTTGCCCAGCAGAGGACGGCGCCGGCGATGAGGGCCGAGCGGGCCTGGGGGAGCGTGACCCGGCGGAACACCGTCCACGGGCGGGCGCCCAGGGTGGCGGCAGCGTCCTCGTAGCGGCGGTCGGCCGAGCGGAACGCCGCCTCGACCGTGACCACGAGGAAAGGCATGGCCACGAAGGTCTCGGCGATGACCACACCGGTCGTGGAGAACGGCAGCACGATGCCGAACCACTGGTCGAGCCACTGACCCACGAGGCCGCGGCGGCCGAGCGCCAAGAGCAGGGCGGCGCCGCCGACCACGGGGGGCAGGACCATGGGCAGGGTGACCAGCGCCCGGGCCACCCGCTTGGCGGGGAACGTGACGCGGGCGAGCACCCACGCGAGCGGCACCCCGAGCGCGAGGGAGATGGCCGTCGCCGCCAGCGACGTGACCATGGACAGCCGGAGCGCCTCCCGCACCGTCGAGGTGCCGAGCAGCGTCCAGAGGTCGCCCCACGGCGCCCGCTGCAGCAAGCCGACCAGGGGAAGCACCACCAGGAGCCCCCCGAGCACGGCCGGGACGACGAGGATGGTCGGCGCCCGCCGCCGGCGACCGTCGCTCACGGCGTCGGACCGTCGGGGCGACCCCGGCCCCGGCCCTGGTGCTGGTCCTTTCGGGTCACCGGTCCGAACCGAGGGCGAGCATCGTCTCGCAGCGGGCGGACGGGACCCTGTTCGCCGTCCTCCCCCGGAACATGGCTTCCTCTTGGTGGGCGGTCAGGCTCACGTCGGCGGGAGGAAGCCGAAGTCGGCGAGCACCTGCTGGCCCTCGTCCGAGAGGACGTAGCCCACGAAGGCGTCGGCGCCGTCGGGCGACGGGCCCTCGGCCACGGTGGCGAGGGGGTAGACCGCGTCCACGTTCACGTCCGCAGGGATGGCGACGCCCTCGACCTCGTCGTCGTTGGCGAGGACGTCGGTGACGTAGACGATGCCGGCGTCGAGCTCTCCGGCCGCCACCTTGGCCACCACGTCGGTCACCTTGGCCTCCTCGGTGTCGATCGACGGGGTCACGCCGGCGTTGTCGAAGATCTCCTGGGCGTACGCCCCGCACGGCACGTCCGGCGCGCACACGCCGAGGAAGAGGTCCTCGTTCTCGAAGTCCTCGAGGCCCGTGACGTCGCCCGGGTTCCCGGCGGGCACCGCGATCTCCGCCTGGTTGCGGGCGAACACGTCGGGCCCGTCGGCGTTGTCGCCGGCGTCGACCAGCTTGTCCATGTTGTTCTCGTCCGCCGAGGCGAACACGTCGGCGGTGCCCAGAGCGTCGCCGCCGGTGATCGACTCGACGAGGTCCGAGGAGGCGCCGAAGTTGAACTCGACCGTCGTGCCCGGGTTGGCCGCCTCGAAGGCGGCGCCGATCTCGGTGAAGGCGTCGGTCAGCGACGAGGCGGCGAACACCGTGATGGTCTGTTCGCCGAGGGTGGCGTCGGTCGTACCCCCCGCCGCCGTCGTGGTGGTGGCGTCGCCGGACTCGGCCACGTCGCTTTCCCTGTCCGATCCACAGGCCGCGACGGTGAGGGCCAGAGTGGCGGCGAAGCCGATGGCGGCGAGCCGGCGGATCGCGTTGGAGGTGGCGGCGGTGCTGCTGGACCGCCGCATCACGGCGCCGCCGGGAGGGAGATGACGACGTCGGTCGACTTCACCGAGGCCACGGCAAGCACGCCCGGGGCGAGCTTCAGCTCCTCGGCGGCCTCGGACGTGAGGACCGAGACGATCCGGTGGGGGCCGACCGCGAGCTCGACCTTGGCCACGATGTCGTTGCTCGTCACCTTGGTGACGATCCCGGTGAAGCGGTTGCGGGCCGAGCTGGCGCCGACGGCGGGGATCTCGACGGCGCCGGCCGACGACTCGAGGAAGGCGGCGAGGTCGGCCCCGTCGATCACCCGGTCGCCCCGCTCGCTGCGGGTGGTGGCGAGGCGCCCGTCGTCGCACCAGCGCCGCACCGTGTCGGCGCTCACTCCCAGCAGATCGGCAACCTGACCGGGCTTATAGCTTGGCATCTGCATAGGTTAGACGGCCTGTAGCCTCGCAGGTGCGGTCAGGGCGGCGACATCGTCCGTCGGTCTCGTGGACCGAGACACCGGGCCCCTCACTGCAGGGGAACGATGCGACGCGCCACGCCGGCGGCCAGGCGCGGAGGTCCCGCACGGGCACTTGGCGGGCGCGCCCGGCCTGCGCCGAGGCCGCCAGCTGGCGTTCCGCAAGCCGCTCGAAGTCTGCCCCGCCGAGCAGGTCCGCATAGGTGGCCCAGCGGTTCTCCGCCCGTGCCGGGGGCCGCACGCCGGCAGCCTCCACGGC
Above is a window of Acidimicrobiales bacterium DNA encoding:
- a CDS encoding glucose 1-dehydrogenase, producing the protein MGRLDGKVALITGAGQGLGRVAAELFASEGATVVVAEFSEANGREAVAAIEAAGGTAAFVQVDVSKADQVERMIQFAVDTFGGLHVLYNNAGIMPPDDGATLDTPESTWDVVMEVNLKGVWLCCKYGIPAMIASGGGSIINVSSLVAIMGSATAQIAYTASKGGVLAMSREMAIEHAKDGVRINALCPGPIMTDLMAELLSDDAKRARRLVHVPIGRFGQAQEIANAALFLASDESSLMTGQQLVMDGGISAAYVTPE
- a CDS encoding ABC transporter ATP-binding protein — its product is MSLDAAVRVERGAFALHVEVTAADGELVVVLGPNGAGKSTLLSALAGLLPASGRIAIGDQVVLDDATGVDLPPEERPVGVVFQDGRLFPHLSLVDNVAFGLRSRGARRAAARTEATAWLERIGLADRAGDRPSALSGGQAQLVALARALAPEPRLLLLDEPLSALDAQVRPTVRADLRRHLAAFPGSRLLVTHDPVEALVLADRLVVVEDGRVVQEGTPDDIRRRPRSAYAASVVGLNLWRGTGTGGRFVLDSGGELVTAGLVPDGPALAVVAPAAVALHRTRPEGSPRNVVEGGVVGIEHRGAAVRIQLDGPLPLLAEVTAAAVADLHLAVGDRAWASVKASEITVTPA
- the modB gene encoding molybdate ABC transporter permease subunit is translated as MSDGRRRRAPTILVVPAVLGGLLVVLPLVGLLQRAPWGDLWTLLGTSTVREALRLSMVTSLAATAISLALGVPLAWVLARVTFPAKRVARALVTLPMVLPPVVGGAALLLALGRRGLVGQWLDQWFGIVLPFSTTGVVIAETFVAMPFLVVTVEAAFRSADRRYEDAAATLGARPWTVFRRVTLPQARSALIAGAVLCWARALGEFGATITFAGNLEGRTQTMPLAVFVARESDRGAAIAMSLVMVAISLAVLIGLRDRWLATGDTHDEDR
- a CDS encoding helix-turn-helix transcriptional regulator, coding for MPSYKPGQVADLLGVSADTVRRWCDDGRLATTRSERGDRVIDGADLAAFLESSAGAVEIPAVGASSARNRFTGIVTKVTSNDIVAKVELAVGPHRIVSVLTSEAAEELKLAPGVLAVASVKSTDVVISLPAAP
- a CDS encoding glutamine synthetase yields the protein MELTELEAMIGAGEIDTVLTVFPDLQGRLMGKRVTGQYFLDQVLDGEGAVHVCNYLLAVDVDMTPLPGYRYANWDQGYGDAKCIADLSTLRLVPWLEKTALVICDLEDEETGEPVEVSPRQILKRQIERAAAMGYSVKAATELEFFLFEDTFEQAHDKGYKGLVPHSRFIEDYHILQTTKDEYLIRQIRNGMLGAEIPVEFSKGEAGYGQHEINITYDDALPMADNHTVYKNGAKEIAAANGRSLTFMAKWSIDDVGSSCHVHSSLWNAEGTESLTWNADAPDHMSDVYRSYVGGLLATGRELAWCYAPYVNSYKRYMPDSWAPTALVWGRDNRTCGLRTVGHGKGFRVESRVPGADCNPYLAFAATIAAGLYGIEHGIDPGPAFETNAYEATDVPRVPSTLVEAIELFEGSDMAREAFGEDVHHHLLNTAKQEWAAANRTVTDWELQRGFERI
- the modA gene encoding molybdate ABC transporter substrate-binding protein, giving the protein MRRSSSTAATSNAIRRLAAIGFAATLALTVAACGSDRESDVAESGDATTTTAAGGTTDATLGEQTITVFAASSLTDAFTEIGAAFEAANPGTTVEFNFGASSDLVESITGGDALGTADVFASADENNMDKLVDAGDNADGPDVFARNQAEIAVPAGNPGDVTGLEDFENEDLFLGVCAPDVPCGAYAQEIFDNAGVTPSIDTEEAKVTDVVAKVAAGELDAGIVYVTDVLANDDEVEGVAIPADVNVDAVYPLATVAEGPSPDGADAFVGYVLSDEGQQVLADFGFLPPT